From Companilactobacillus heilongjiangensis, one genomic window encodes:
- a CDS encoding sugar-binding transcriptional regulator: MSQEESTSLLVDLAQDYYLNHLNLGDISKKYDISRYKISKYLSEAIDKKIVTINISSPFSRSSDLESKLRMNFPHHNFYILKNTEDIAHQNDRFYSFAAKYLQDLIDGKKTIGLTWGDTIYHVIDSFQTTARDNAVFTQFIGENGKQNSLAGAMPMVQKAATSYNGKYYTIDAPLYILNPNVRNLLAQEPAIQPTLTTAEGLNLIFTSVGTLDSVNSIGSWKKSREILFPNVNPEKVAAMIYGRPIDKSGKLLVNEKDDKVFGLSLKQILKVPVRVTIVNDKFKSSALCATLRGNYFTDVILNEPTANKLLAEL, encoded by the coding sequence ATGTCTCAAGAAGAAAGCACTTCATTACTAGTAGATTTGGCTCAAGACTATTATTTAAACCATTTAAACTTGGGTGACATTTCGAAAAAATACGACATTAGTCGTTATAAAATATCAAAATATTTGTCCGAAGCAATCGACAAAAAAATAGTTACTATAAATATTAGTTCGCCCTTTTCCCGAAGTTCTGACTTAGAAAGTAAACTCCGGATGAATTTTCCACATCATAATTTCTACATCTTGAAGAATACTGAAGATATTGCACACCAAAATGATCGATTTTATTCCTTCGCTGCTAAGTATCTACAAGATTTGATTGATGGCAAAAAAACTATCGGTTTGACTTGGGGCGACACAATTTATCACGTGATTGATTCGTTTCAAACTACTGCGCGGGATAATGCTGTTTTCACACAATTCATTGGCGAAAATGGCAAACAAAACTCCTTAGCTGGAGCAATGCCAATGGTTCAAAAAGCTGCCACAAGTTACAACGGCAAGTACTACACTATCGATGCCCCACTCTACATCCTCAATCCAAACGTCAGAAACTTGTTAGCTCAAGAACCTGCCATTCAACCAACGCTGACCACCGCCGAAGGGTTAAATCTGATTTTCACCAGTGTTGGTACCTTGGATTCCGTCAATAGTATCGGATCATGGAAGAAGAGCCGCGAGATTCTCTTTCCAAACGTTAATCCTGAGAAAGTCGCTGCAATGATATATGGCCGCCCAATCGACAAATCGGGCAAATTATTAGTTAACGAGAAAGATGATAAAGTCTTTGGTCTCAGTCTCAAGCAGATTTTGAAAGTTCCTGTGCGTGTAACAATCGTCAATGACAAATTCAAATCATCGGCATTATGCGCAACGTTGAGAGGTAATTATTTCACTGACGTTATCTTGAATGAACCAACTGCCAATAAATTATTAGCTGAATTATAA
- a CDS encoding transporter substrate-binding domain-containing protein, whose protein sequence is MKKRLALILTTIVALVLVLTGCSSNKAASDTKTDGTLTIGLEGTYAPYSYRDDGQLKGFEVDLGKAVAKKLDLKAKFVPTKWDSLIAGLNSSTFDVVLNNVAINPSREKHYIFSTPYIYSKSVIITKDGTGINSVNDIKGKKISAGTGTDNYNHAEKFGAKVVPAADFQTDMSMIDQGRVAGAINSKEAFLYWKESHKNTDLKYITIPDNKLAASKIAPIYNKKSTHLRGRVNKAIKELYKDGTMKKLSDKYFGEDITKK, encoded by the coding sequence ATGAAAAAGCGACTCGCTTTAATTTTAACTACAATTGTGGCCTTAGTATTGGTACTAACAGGTTGCTCAAGTAACAAGGCTGCCAGTGACACTAAAACAGACGGCACATTAACTATTGGACTAGAAGGAACTTACGCTCCATACTCATACCGTGACGATGGTCAACTTAAAGGATTCGAAGTTGATCTCGGTAAAGCTGTTGCTAAGAAGCTTGACTTAAAAGCTAAATTTGTTCCTACAAAGTGGGATTCATTAATTGCTGGTTTGAACTCAAGTACATTTGATGTTGTTTTGAACAACGTGGCTATCAACCCATCACGTGAGAAACACTACATCTTCTCAACACCTTACATTTACTCAAAATCAGTTATCATCACAAAAGATGGTACAGGCATCAACTCAGTTAACGATATTAAAGGTAAGAAAATTTCTGCCGGTACTGGTACTGACAACTACAACCATGCTGAAAAATTTGGTGCTAAAGTAGTTCCTGCTGCTGATTTCCAAACTGACATGTCAATGATCGACCAAGGACGTGTTGCTGGTGCTATCAATTCTAAGGAAGCTTTCTTATATTGGAAAGAAAGTCACAAGAATACTGATTTGAAATACATCACTATTCCTGACAACAAACTTGCTGCTTCAAAGATTGCTCCAATTTACAACAAGAAATCAACTCACCTACGTGGCCGTGTAAACAAAGCTATCAAAGAACTTTACAAAGACGGTACAATGAAGAAGCTTTCAGATAAGTACTTCGGTGAAGACATTACTAAAAAATAA
- the cysK gene encoding cysteine synthase A: MTKIAQNITELIGNTPIVKLNNVVPEDAADVYVKLEFFNPGSSIKDRIALSMIEAAEKAGKIKPGDTLVEPTSGNTGIGLSLVAAAKGYHLIITMPETMSIERRKLMQGYGTELILTPAKGGMKAAIQKATDLAKENGYFMPMQFQNPANPAIHEATTGKEIVDAFGDENVDAFVAGVGTGGTLSGVSHALTKAYPDVKVYALEAAESPLLKEGKTGAHKIQGISAGFIPDTLDKQAYSDIIEVTSDQAINMAQEVSHKEGFLPGISAGANIFGAIEIAKQLGKGKSVVTVAPDNGERYLSTDLFKF; encoded by the coding sequence ATGACAAAAATTGCACAAAATATTACAGAATTGATTGGCAACACACCTATCGTTAAGTTGAACAACGTTGTTCCAGAAGATGCTGCGGACGTTTACGTTAAACTTGAATTCTTCAATCCCGGCAGTTCCATCAAGGATCGTATCGCCCTTTCAATGATTGAAGCTGCTGAAAAAGCTGGCAAGATTAAGCCTGGCGATACACTAGTTGAACCAACATCTGGTAACACAGGTATCGGACTTTCACTCGTTGCTGCTGCTAAAGGTTATCATTTAATTATCACTATGCCTGAGACAATGAGTATTGAACGTCGTAAGCTGATGCAGGGCTATGGCACAGAATTAATTTTGACACCTGCTAAAGGCGGTATGAAAGCTGCCATTCAAAAGGCAACTGATTTAGCCAAAGAAAATGGTTACTTCATGCCAATGCAATTCCAAAATCCAGCTAATCCAGCGATCCACGAAGCTACTACTGGTAAAGAAATTGTCGATGCCTTTGGCGATGAAAATGTTGATGCTTTCGTAGCCGGCGTTGGTACTGGTGGTACTCTTTCTGGTGTCAGTCACGCGTTGACTAAAGCTTATCCAGATGTGAAAGTTTATGCTTTGGAAGCTGCTGAGTCTCCTTTATTAAAGGAAGGAAAAACTGGAGCTCACAAAATTCAAGGAATTAGTGCCGGTTTCATTCCAGATACGCTAGACAAACAAGCTTATTCAGATATTATAGAAGTTACGAGTGATCAAGCCATCAATATGGCACAAGAAGTTAGTCACAAGGAAGGCTTCTTACCAGGTATTTCTGCTGGCGCTAACATCTTTGGTGCGATTGAGATTGCTAAGCAACTTGGAAAAGGCAAATCTGTCGTAACCGTTGCACCAGATAATGGTGAAAGATATCTTTCAACCGATTTATTTAAGTTTTAG
- a CDS encoding glycoside hydrolase family 73 protein, with product MSKKNLLTSALVLGTLAATATPSIVSAATTDTADSSAAQTSTEQVNNKSQDNSSNVIAGSEKKADTTVATSATVQAASESLNNALNTTAVIQAATGATTAQQQAFLSSAVPMAQKAASQYGLYTSVMLAQAILESGWGTSTLATQGHNLFGIKGDYNGAFVTMPTSEWSASQGWYTINANFRKYPSYYESFADNGNKLRNGVAWNSSYYSGTWKENTKSYKDATAWLQGRYATAPNYASSLNNLIQTYNLTQYDGNAETNGSAQSSVITVNNPNGNFVKLFAFDSNGTPTTVTNRGLANRTPWYTDQTKTYNGHTYYRVATNEWVEDTYKA from the coding sequence ATGTCTAAAAAAAATCTACTAACTAGTGCATTAGTACTTGGCACATTAGCTGCAACTGCGACACCTTCAATCGTGTCAGCTGCAACAACAGATACTGCAGACTCTTCTGCAGCACAAACAAGTACCGAACAAGTAAATAATAAATCACAAGATAATAGTTCAAATGTCATTGCCGGTTCAGAAAAGAAAGCAGATACAACAGTCGCTACTTCTGCTACTGTTCAAGCTGCCAGTGAATCACTTAATAACGCACTAAATACCACAGCAGTTATCCAAGCTGCTACAGGTGCAACAACTGCACAACAACAAGCATTCTTGAGCTCAGCTGTTCCTATGGCTCAAAAGGCTGCCTCACAATACGGCCTTTATACTTCAGTAATGTTGGCACAAGCTATCCTTGAAAGTGGCTGGGGTACTTCAACTTTAGCTACACAAGGTCATAACTTATTTGGTATCAAGGGTGACTATAACGGCGCCTTTGTAACAATGCCAACTTCTGAATGGAGCGCATCACAAGGTTGGTATACAATTAACGCCAACTTTAGAAAGTACCCAAGTTACTATGAATCATTCGCTGACAACGGAAACAAGTTGCGCAACGGTGTTGCATGGAACTCAAGTTATTACAGTGGTACATGGAAAGAAAATACTAAGTCATATAAGGATGCTACTGCCTGGTTACAAGGTAGATATGCTACAGCACCTAACTATGCTTCATCATTGAACAACTTGATTCAAACATACAACTTGACTCAATATGATGGCAACGCTGAAACAAACGGTAGTGCTCAAAGTAGTGTTATCACTGTTAACAATCCAAACGGCAATTTCGTAAAGCTTTTTGCATTTGATAGCAATGGCACACCAACAACTGTTACAAACCGTGGTTTAGCAAACAGAACACCTTGGTATACTGATCAAACAAAGACATATAACGGTCACACATATTACCGTGTTGCTACAAATGAATGGGTTGAAGATACATACAAAGCCTAA
- the brnQ gene encoding branched-chain amino acid transport system II carrier protein, whose protein sequence is MNEKLTWRNLFFIGSMLFGLFFGAGNLIFPVFLGQQAGSNVIYAIIGLLITGVGLPLLGVASMGMTGSNSVFDLAGKVNRPFAYIFTILLYLTMGPLFAIPRLATISFQLGLAPFVDKSKQGVSLLIFSAVFFIVTLWLARKPSKLMVYVGKWLTPIFLVLLGILVVTAVIKPMGGLNAIPQGQYAKSPVLAGFTEGYNTMDALASLAFGVVVIDTIKSLGVTHPGQIAKDTIRSGFICVILMGIIYAFLALIGTMSVNKLPLATNGGVTLAQVFNYYFGSFGSILLALIAIIACLKTSIGLTSSVGETAKEMFPKFNYQVVLIVAGTVSFLVANIGLTRLINYSTPVLMFLYPLAMVLIIVAVLTPLLGDSKWIFGITTLFTIIPALFAGIEALPKALRANGFVHQILVWNSYLPLAEMSLGWVVPALIGLVVGYIVSRVYRNRNLETE, encoded by the coding sequence ATGAATGAAAAATTAACTTGGAGAAATCTATTTTTTATCGGATCTATGTTATTCGGCTTGTTTTTTGGCGCAGGGAACTTAATTTTCCCGGTCTTTCTAGGACAACAGGCTGGTAGCAATGTTATTTATGCCATTATTGGGTTGTTGATAACTGGTGTCGGATTGCCTTTGCTTGGAGTTGCAAGTATGGGTATGACTGGCAGTAACAGTGTCTTTGATCTCGCGGGTAAAGTGAATCGGCCGTTTGCTTACATTTTTACAATTCTGCTGTATTTGACCATGGGACCATTATTTGCGATTCCACGGTTGGCAACAATATCTTTTCAACTGGGATTAGCACCGTTTGTGGATAAGTCTAAACAAGGTGTCAGTTTGCTGATATTCTCGGCTGTCTTTTTCATCGTTACACTGTGGTTGGCGAGAAAGCCAAGTAAATTGATGGTCTATGTTGGTAAATGGCTGACACCGATATTTCTAGTTTTATTGGGGATATTGGTTGTGACTGCCGTTATTAAACCTATGGGTGGCTTGAACGCTATCCCTCAAGGGCAATATGCCAAGAGTCCGGTTTTAGCTGGATTTACTGAAGGTTATAATACGATGGATGCGTTGGCATCATTGGCATTTGGGGTGGTCGTCATTGATACGATTAAGTCATTGGGTGTAACGCATCCGGGTCAGATTGCCAAAGATACCATTCGTTCTGGGTTTATTTGCGTAATTTTAATGGGAATCATTTATGCTTTCTTGGCTTTGATTGGAACGATGAGTGTTAATAAACTTCCACTGGCAACTAATGGTGGGGTGACTTTAGCACAGGTTTTCAACTATTACTTCGGATCATTTGGAAGTATTCTGTTGGCGTTGATTGCAATTATCGCTTGCTTGAAAACTTCCATCGGTTTGACGTCGTCTGTCGGTGAAACTGCTAAAGAAATGTTTCCTAAGTTTAACTACCAAGTTGTTTTGATAGTGGCCGGGACAGTGTCATTTTTAGTGGCAAATATTGGTTTGACGCGTCTGATCAACTATTCAACACCAGTTTTGATGTTCCTTTATCCACTGGCCATGGTTTTGATTATCGTTGCTGTTTTGACACCATTATTAGGTGATTCAAAGTGGATTTTCGGGATTACAACGTTGTTCACAATTATTCCAGCATTGTTTGCCGGAATCGAAGCATTGCCAAAAGCTTTAAGAGCCAATGGATTTGTCCATCAAATTTTAGTTTGGAATAGTTACTTGCCGTTGGCTGAAATGAGTCTCGGTTGGGTGGTTCCTGCTTTAATTGGCTTAGTTGTTGGTTATATAGTTAGTCGAGTTTATCGAAATAGAAATTTAGAGACTGAATAA
- a CDS encoding homoserine O-acetyltransferase/O-succinyltransferase family protein has translation MEHIKIGILNLMQNKIETMNNFQTALGDQVELKFYYSATRYTNRTLDQEIVSNMSPLDLHDVPDLDGFIITGSPVEKLDFPQVSYFDEINELIDLLDQLNIPQLYVCWGAMAALNRLYDIDKKILPHKAFGIFQNQILADTPLLENVSDNFPSPHARYAEMNHEQLNDEPSLQISAVSENGLLTLVESTEKHQTFLFSHLEYQRDSLDKEYHRELNSKKVIKPLPAINYYSLLDHQPTFAWQETQSQFYNNWLKTVTAHKLTTC, from the coding sequence GTGGAACATATCAAAATTGGAATTCTTAATTTAATGCAGAACAAAATCGAAACGATGAACAATTTTCAAACAGCTTTAGGTGACCAAGTGGAATTAAAGTTTTACTACTCCGCAACACGTTACACCAATCGGACGCTTGATCAAGAAATCGTTTCAAACATGTCACCATTAGATTTACATGATGTACCTGACCTGGATGGCTTTATCATTACGGGCAGTCCCGTTGAAAAGTTAGATTTTCCTCAAGTTTCATACTTTGATGAAATCAATGAGTTAATTGATCTACTCGACCAATTAAACATCCCCCAGCTCTACGTCTGTTGGGGCGCCATGGCTGCCCTTAATCGTTTATATGACATCGACAAAAAAATTCTGCCACACAAGGCTTTCGGTATTTTTCAAAATCAAATCTTGGCCGATACGCCACTATTAGAAAATGTTTCTGACAACTTCCCATCACCTCACGCTCGTTATGCCGAGATGAATCACGAACAGTTGAACGATGAACCAAGTTTACAAATCTCAGCCGTCAGTGAAAATGGTCTGTTGACATTAGTTGAATCAACTGAGAAGCATCAAACATTTCTCTTTTCGCATTTGGAATATCAACGCGACAGTTTGGACAAAGAGTATCACCGTGAGCTCAATAGTAAAAAGGTGATTAAACCATTGCCCGCTATCAACTATTATTCCCTACTCGACCATCAGCCAACTTTTGCTTGGCAAGAAACACAATCACAATTTTACAATAACTGGTTAAAAACCGTTACCGCACATAAATTAACTACATGTTAA
- a CDS encoding peptide chain release factor 3, whose amino-acid sequence MDQKQLEQEVNKRRTFAIISHPDAGKTTITEQMLYFGGVIRSAGTVKAKKSGQFATSDWMEIEKKRGISVTSSVMQFHYRDKDINILDTPGHEDFSEDTYRTLMAVDAAVMVIDSAKGIEPQTKKLFKVVKKRGIPIFTFMNKLDRDGRDPLDLIAELEDLLNIEGCAMNWPIGMGKELKGLYDISNNRLELYRKDGDDRFLPLNDEGQLAEHNPIEEEGVYEQALGEVDLIKEAGNKFDLAKVQAGNQTPVFFGSALTNFGVETFLNTFLDMAPAPAEHTEKDSDEVVKPDDPEFSAFVFKIQANMNPNHRDRIAFVRICSGEFVRGMDVTLQRTGKVMRLNNATEFMSDQRETVKTAVAGDIVGLYDTGNFQIGDTIYEGKKSVQFEDLPQFTPEMFMEVQAKNVMKQKSFHKGMQQLVQEGAVQLYKKYTTNDYILGAVGQLQFEVFQFRMKNEYNCDVVMKPIGSRIARWVDPEQLDQSMSSTRNMLVKDLDDKPLFLFENRFAENWFANKYPDVKLTSKL is encoded by the coding sequence ATGGATCAAAAACAATTAGAACAAGAAGTTAACAAACGAAGAACCTTTGCCATCATCTCTCATCCGGATGCCGGTAAAACAACAATCACAGAACAAATGCTCTACTTCGGTGGGGTAATTCGTTCTGCTGGTACTGTTAAAGCTAAGAAGTCTGGTCAATTTGCTACCAGTGACTGGATGGAAATCGAAAAGAAACGTGGTATTTCTGTTACCAGTTCTGTAATGCAATTCCACTATCGTGATAAGGATATCAACATTTTGGATACCCCTGGACACGAAGATTTCTCTGAAGATACCTACCGTACTTTGATGGCTGTTGATGCGGCTGTCATGGTTATTGATTCTGCTAAAGGTATCGAGCCACAAACTAAGAAATTATTTAAAGTTGTTAAAAAACGTGGTATTCCTATTTTTACATTCATGAATAAGTTGGACCGTGATGGTCGTGATCCTTTGGACTTGATTGCTGAACTTGAAGACTTACTTAACATCGAAGGTTGTGCAATGAACTGGCCTATCGGTATGGGTAAGGAATTGAAGGGTCTCTATGACATCAGCAACAACCGTTTGGAACTTTATCGTAAAGATGGCGACGACCGTTTCTTGCCATTAAATGATGAAGGCCAATTAGCTGAACACAATCCAATCGAAGAAGAGGGTGTTTACGAACAAGCTCTTGGTGAAGTTGATTTGATCAAAGAAGCTGGTAATAAATTTGACTTGGCAAAAGTTCAAGCTGGTAACCAAACTCCAGTTTTCTTCGGTTCAGCTTTGACAAACTTCGGTGTGGAAACATTCTTGAACACATTCTTGGATATGGCTCCAGCACCTGCTGAACATACTGAAAAAGACAGTGATGAAGTTGTTAAACCAGATGACCCTGAATTTTCAGCATTCGTCTTCAAGATTCAAGCTAATATGAACCCTAATCACCGTGATAGAATTGCTTTCGTCAGAATTTGTTCTGGTGAATTCGTTCGAGGCATGGACGTTACCTTGCAAAGAACTGGTAAAGTTATGCGTTTGAACAATGCGACTGAATTCATGTCTGACCAAAGAGAAACAGTTAAAACTGCCGTTGCCGGTGATATTGTTGGTTTGTACGATACAGGTAATTTCCAAATTGGCGATACGATTTATGAAGGTAAAAAGTCAGTTCAATTTGAAGATTTGCCACAATTTACACCTGAAATGTTTATGGAAGTTCAAGCTAAGAACGTTATGAAGCAAAAATCATTCCATAAAGGTATGCAACAACTTGTTCAAGAAGGTGCTGTGCAACTATACAAGAAGTACACAACTAACGACTATATCTTAGGTGCCGTTGGTCAACTTCAATTTGAAGTTTTCCAATTTAGAATGAAGAACGAATATAACTGTGATGTTGTTATGAAGCCAATCGGTTCCAGAATTGCCCGTTGGGTCGACCCTGAACAATTGGATCAATCAATGTCTTCAACTAGAAATATGTTAGTGAAAGATTTGGATGACAAACCATTATTCTTATTTGAAAACAGATTTGCGGAAAACTGGTTTGCTAACAAATATCCAGATGTTAAGTTAACTTCAAAATTATAG
- a CDS encoding hemolysin family protein: MSGDSSGASLSGQLILIIVLTLLNAFFAAGEMAIVSVNKTSVEEKAKNSRGAKKILQMINEPNKFLSTIQVAITLAGFLSSASAATTLSVWMEGLIGDFPGSREVSIVIITVILSFITLVLGELYPKRIALQRPYEVASFTQPIISLFGWILKPFVWLLDSTINFLMKITPIDFSKKDEPITRNEMIATLKKSRNTGTINSDEYQMLQGIIRFGDKTAREIMVPRTDTFMVDINDSVDENIDAILNQPYSRIPVYGGDKDNVIGIIHIKDLLKRSREVGFDNINLKSIMKDPLFVPEATNIDSLLLKMRSTQTQIAMVVDEYGGIVGLATIEDILEEIVGEIDDEYDPVTKNFQRLGANKFSVVGLMTIEDFDELFEEDIHVEDVDTIAGYLIMNLGEIPDAKHPQSFELSDGTVITSGELNGSRIENVIVTVPDAKLKNVTTNMYKEKY, translated from the coding sequence ATGAGTGGTGACTCTTCTGGAGCGTCGCTTTCCGGGCAGCTGATTTTAATAATTGTTTTGACATTATTAAATGCTTTTTTTGCAGCAGGCGAGATGGCGATTGTTTCTGTTAATAAGACGTCCGTTGAGGAAAAGGCTAAGAATAGCCGTGGAGCTAAGAAAATTCTCCAAATGATCAATGAACCCAACAAATTTCTGTCGACGATTCAAGTGGCAATTACTTTAGCAGGATTTTTATCATCTGCCAGCGCCGCTACGACATTGAGTGTTTGGATGGAAGGATTGATTGGAGATTTTCCTGGTAGCCGGGAAGTTTCAATAGTAATCATAACGGTGATTTTATCGTTTATTACTTTAGTTTTAGGGGAATTGTATCCGAAAAGGATAGCGTTACAACGCCCGTATGAAGTGGCAAGTTTCACGCAACCAATAATTAGTTTATTCGGTTGGATCTTGAAACCATTTGTCTGGTTGTTAGATTCAACTATTAATTTTTTAATGAAAATCACACCGATTGATTTCAGTAAAAAAGATGAACCGATTACTAGAAATGAAATGATTGCAACGCTGAAAAAGTCTCGTAATACCGGGACTATCAATTCTGATGAGTATCAGATGTTACAAGGAATTATCCGTTTTGGCGACAAGACTGCTCGAGAGATTATGGTTCCAAGAACCGATACATTCATGGTGGATATCAATGATTCAGTCGATGAAAATATTGATGCCATTTTGAATCAGCCATATTCAAGAATTCCTGTTTATGGTGGCGACAAAGATAACGTTATCGGCATTATCCATATAAAGGATTTGTTGAAACGTTCCCGTGAAGTCGGTTTTGACAACATTAATTTGAAGTCAATTATGAAAGATCCATTGTTTGTACCTGAAGCCACGAACATTGATAGCTTGCTCTTGAAAATGCGTAGCACCCAGACACAGATTGCCATGGTCGTTGATGAGTATGGTGGTATCGTTGGTCTAGCAACAATTGAAGATATCCTAGAAGAAATTGTTGGTGAAATCGATGATGAATATGATCCAGTAACCAAGAATTTCCAAAGACTAGGAGCTAACAAATTTTCAGTTGTCGGATTAATGACAATTGAAGATTTCGATGAACTCTTTGAAGAAGATATTCACGTTGAAGATGTGGATACAATTGCTGGATATTTAATTATGAATCTTGGAGAAATTCCAGATGCTAAACATCCTCAATCATTTGAATTAAGCGATGGAACAGTAATTACATCAGGCGAGTTGAATGGTTCGAGAATTGAAAATGTTATCGTGACAGTTCCTGATGCTAAACTCAAGAACGTTACAACTAACATGTATAAGGAGAAATACTAA
- a CDS encoding amino acid ABC transporter permease, translated as MWHIIITSLPEMISAMLQFTIPLAIISFIFGLILAVLTALIKFIKPSENKVIKYPWLVLRAIADFYVWLFRSTPLLVQLFIIFFGLPSAGIQLSPFIAAVIGFSLNTGAYASETIRSALMSVPQDQWDAAFTLNFTTKQTLMKIVLPQAVRIALPPLSNSFIGLVKDTSLASSITILEMFQVSQQITAKNFQPLLMYSLAAFLYAVICSLLTLLQHYLERKTSKYVKGSEA; from the coding sequence ATGTGGCACATTATCATTACGTCATTACCAGAAATGATTTCTGCAATGTTGCAGTTTACCATTCCACTGGCAATCATTTCATTTATCTTTGGCCTGATTCTAGCCGTATTAACAGCGTTAATTAAATTTATCAAACCGAGTGAAAATAAAGTAATCAAATATCCATGGTTGGTTCTCCGTGCGATTGCTGACTTTTATGTTTGGTTATTCCGTTCCACTCCATTGCTGGTTCAATTGTTCATCATCTTCTTTGGTCTTCCAAGTGCTGGCATTCAACTTTCACCATTCATCGCAGCCGTAATTGGCTTCTCCTTGAATACTGGAGCTTATGCTTCAGAAACAATCCGTTCAGCCTTGATGTCAGTTCCACAAGATCAATGGGATGCTGCTTTCACATTGAACTTTACGACTAAACAAACTTTAATGAAGATTGTGCTGCCACAAGCTGTTAGAATCGCTTTACCACCACTATCCAATTCATTTATTGGTTTAGTTAAAGATACATCATTGGCTAGTTCCATCACTATTTTGGAAATGTTCCAAGTCAGTCAACAGATTACTGCTAAGAACTTCCAACCACTCTTGATGTACTCATTAGCTGCTTTCTTATATGCTGTAATTTGCTCATTGTTGACATTATTACAACATTATCTCGAACGCAAAACTTCAAAATATGTTAAAGGGAGTGAAGCCTAA